In Rhodococcus sp. OK302, one genomic interval encodes:
- a CDS encoding diaminopimelate decarboxylase family protein codes for MTLLEIFPSLRGAMTPRLDPALWPISTRHDQSGRICIGDVALEDIADQYGTPTYVIDESDVRHRCRTYREIFPDSEIVYAGKALMIRAMAKWVSEEGLGVGVCSAGELSIAIAAGVQPSRIILHSNTKTASELRTAANAGVGRIVIDSPSEAALLASVCTRSQKVLIHVTPGADTEFEDTVATVKNATHLHLIGLHCQLGSHITDPERFRSAIGTMIGQMADIRRAHTMILTELDLGGGHGIAYLPGDAQLDLTRLARVIDESLDDACIRNRFPRPKIVLEPGRAIAARAGVTLHRAQSTKTISDGRSFVSVGARLPADLREGDLVGVPGTGAYHHSMTSTNDNVCRPPVIAVLGGVARPLIRRESMDDLLAREVGM; via the coding sequence CATGACGCCTCGCTTGGATCCTGCGTTGTGGCCCATCAGCACTCGCCACGATCAGAGCGGCCGCATCTGCATCGGCGACGTAGCCCTCGAAGATATCGCCGACCAATACGGCACTCCCACCTACGTCATCGACGAGTCCGATGTGCGGCACCGTTGCCGTACTTATCGGGAAATCTTCCCCGACTCCGAGATCGTGTACGCCGGCAAGGCCCTGATGATTCGAGCGATGGCCAAGTGGGTGTCCGAGGAGGGGCTCGGCGTAGGCGTCTGCTCTGCCGGCGAGCTGTCCATTGCCATCGCTGCGGGTGTCCAACCATCCCGAATTATCTTGCACAGCAATACAAAAACTGCCTCGGAGCTCAGAACTGCCGCCAACGCCGGCGTGGGCCGGATCGTCATCGACTCACCCAGCGAAGCTGCACTACTCGCATCCGTGTGTACTCGTTCGCAGAAAGTACTGATCCACGTAACTCCCGGCGCAGACACGGAATTCGAGGACACCGTTGCGACAGTAAAAAACGCAACGCATCTCCACTTGATCGGTCTGCACTGTCAACTCGGTTCTCACATCACCGATCCCGAACGCTTCCGCAGCGCCATAGGCACCATGATCGGACAGATGGCCGACATCCGCCGCGCTCACACCATGATCCTCACCGAACTCGATCTCGGTGGCGGACACGGCATTGCATACTTACCCGGCGACGCGCAGCTCGATCTCACCCGATTGGCCCGAGTCATCGACGAGTCCCTCGACGACGCCTGCATACGCAACAGGTTTCCCCGCCCGAAGATCGTACTCGAGCCCGGACGGGCCATCGCTGCGCGCGCCGGCGTGACCCTGCATCGGGCACAGAGCACCAAAACCATCAGCGACGGAAGATCATTCGTATCCGTCGGCGCCCGGCTCCCCGCAGATCTGCGCGAAGGCGATCTGGTGGGAGTCCCTGGTACCGGTGCCTATCACCACAGCATGACGTCGACAAACGACAACGTGTGCCGCCCACCCGTGATCGCGGTGCTCGGCGGCGTCGCACGTCCGTTGATCCGGCGCGAGTCGATGGACGACCTACTCGCTCGCGAGGTCGGAATGTGA